A section of the bacterium genome encodes:
- a CDS encoding GDSL-type esterase/lipase family protein gives MNMRLSSGIVMLTLLVAAVLGQDRTIRVACIGNSITIGSGGSTAWPQQLGQRLGAHYSVRNFGVSGTTMLKHGDFPYWNESAFLQAQDFDPHIVIITLGTNDSKPQNRVFLGEMFADYMDFIKILRKNGRDPQIYVARPCPVFGDGGGSGINGSVLHGQIEPIIDSVRTAAGGFMIDWYRAMLSHADLFPDGIHPNTIGYAMMADTAAWYLKNSPSGFIRLFAATDTEVEVGEMAMLYWEATPGSQVTLNGTPVQEIDSLKVEQETRTVYTLAAAGAVADTKRVVIDNIPPGRIKSLNAFPLQLDEGAGDTSIISWLTTNGSTVTLDGAPVTQNGSLAVVPAQTTTYTLAAGGGENHSAQITIEVLPSVVINRALRHPLTASSTLRGGNASWAVDGDTTTAWQSAGKITEWIMVDFGRTITLNTLRIHWGNGYAVSYALQFYSSEGTAIKAITQRNGDGGLDEVTNINTQARYLRLLCQKVNGVNYSVKELEAYGTTMPAGVSRHQALPIQFELEQNYPNPFNPVTSIAYTLAHRTQVSLMLFDVNGRQVRVLDSGLRAEGRHEILLNGAGLSSGVYFYTLSGAGASQTRQMLLIK, from the coding sequence ATGAACATGAGATTGAGCAGCGGTATTGTTATGCTGACGCTGCTGGTCGCGGCGGTCTTGGGTCAGGACCGGACCATCCGCGTCGCCTGCATCGGCAACAGCATCACCATCGGCAGCGGCGGCTCCACCGCCTGGCCGCAGCAGCTCGGCCAGCGTCTTGGTGCCCACTATTCGGTCCGCAATTTCGGCGTCAGCGGCACCACCATGCTGAAACACGGGGATTTCCCCTATTGGAATGAATCCGCCTTTCTACAAGCCCAGGATTTTGATCCCCACATCGTCATCATCACCCTCGGCACCAACGACAGCAAGCCGCAAAACCGCGTTTTTCTCGGTGAGATGTTCGCTGACTATATGGATTTTATCAAAATCCTGCGCAAGAACGGTCGCGACCCGCAGATCTACGTCGCCCGGCCGTGCCCGGTCTTTGGAGATGGCGGCGGCAGCGGCATTAATGGTTCGGTCCTGCACGGTCAGATCGAACCCATCATCGACTCGGTACGAACGGCTGCCGGTGGATTTATGATCGACTGGTACCGCGCCATGCTCAGCCATGCGGATCTCTTTCCTGACGGCATCCATCCGAATACGATCGGCTATGCCATGATGGCTGATACGGCAGCCTGGTATCTTAAAAACAGTCCCTCCGGCTTTATCCGTCTCTTCGCCGCCACCGACACCGAGGTGGAGGTGGGCGAGATGGCTATGCTCTACTGGGAAGCGACGCCTGGTTCGCAAGTCACTCTGAATGGCACACCCGTGCAGGAAATCGATTCTTTGAAGGTCGAGCAGGAGACCCGTACCGTCTATACACTGGCTGCTGCAGGCGCAGTCGCCGACACAAAACGGGTGGTAATTGACAATATCCCTCCTGGCCGCATCAAGTCGTTGAATGCCTTCCCGCTTCAGCTTGATGAGGGAGCTGGCGATACCAGCATCATCTCCTGGCTGACGACCAACGGCTCCACCGTCACCCTCGATGGCGCGCCGGTGACGCAGAATGGCTCCCTGGCGGTGGTGCCTGCCCAGACGACTACCTACACCCTCGCCGCCGGCGGGGGAGAAAACCATAGCGCGCAGATCACCATCGAGGTCCTGCCCTCGGTCGTCATCAACCGCGCCCTGCGTCATCCACTTACGGCCTCGTCGACCCTGCGCGGCGGCAATGCCAGCTGGGCAGTGGACGGCGACACGACAACCGCCTGGCAGAGTGCGGGCAAGATTACAGAATGGATTATGGTCGATTTCGGCCGCACGATCACGCTCAATACTCTGCGGATCCATTGGGGGAACGGCTATGCGGTCAGTTATGCCCTTCAGTTTTACAGCAGCGAAGGCACCGCAATCAAGGCTATTACTCAGAGAAATGGTGACGGCGGTTTGGACGAGGTTACCAATATCAACACACAGGCGCGCTATCTACGCCTTCTCTGTCAGAAAGTCAACGGGGTCAACTATTCTGTGAAAGAGCTTGAGGCGTATGGAACGACAATGCCGGCCGGTGTGTCCCGCCACCAGGCGTTGCCCATTCAGTTTGAGCTTGAGCAGAACTATCCCAATCCCTTCAATCCGGTGACATCCATTGCTTACACCCTGGCGCACCGTACGCAGGTCAGTTTGATGTTGTTTGATGTGAACGGCCGTCAAGTGCGCGTGCTGGATTCGGGTCTGCGCGCCGAGGGGCGCCATGAGATCCTCCTGAACGGCGCCGGCCTCAGCAGCGGCGTCTATTTCTATACGCTGAGTGGTGCCGGCGCTAGCCAGACGCGGCAGATGCTCCTGATCAAATGA
- a CDS encoding glycosyl hydrolase, producing the protein MQKIGAILVFCYLVTSTALSSAQVMGVREDFDDPLLTGWEAPNSATFALAAVNGTLQISYNRTAASYEWDNFNYTPPLIDVAAAPYITLKAKSTIACELVLKPVYVQGENWLPAPLPGDNQWHSYSFSLAPGVSSLLTRIYLYLDGGTTAVKSGAVWFDDLCIGDAAATALAPDGTALATALTAAAALHDNASEGMGEGAYPAGAKYALQTAIAAAQTVLYRSGATQVEFDQAEWNLLDACVTFESQANIPNPGLIDPLATPKTKYLYANLEQGSGRRLIFGMHDATGYGVGWKGDDDRSDVKSVCGDYPGLYGWDLNVVDRGSAPEMARYIYRIQSAYARGGINTLCWHQYDPQGRSFYGSVISDNVVATLLPGGTYHDFYKRRLQRIARFLKGLRGSDGYSIPIIFRPYHEHDGGAFWWGTSNCSAEEYNRLWRFTVTFLRDSLNVHNLIYAISPINFTTRNSYLKIYPGDSYVDIFGMDFYYWAPLDQRQSAFISALKVPALLAKERAKITALTEVGYSCIPEPAWFSRYLLPPFKEDSLCASICYAMVWRNESTSHFFAPYPGHASVPGFLDFYRDPYTAFEADLPPMYSRPGSDQTPPVFIVRPESTLVSTDTLITLYLETDERAHLAWGPADLPFAQLPGRFEIGQGGYKHFTAIHGRQGEEMTLYLRAIDISGNETPQSWRITIRVDTLQRSIPWYDERYPASGWSSGKAPLGYGTAAGNTTNTSEVKTLYCAASFTLPYPVNKLGLLLKCHDGALVRLNGRELLRYNLPAGEISEDTAALSGGKTSQIYTFTAEALALLRPGVNLLTIELHAAALNAADLSIDAQVFDASQIYFKLGSTWRYYDGGKPPLFTCGDYLSGIDAPRACTPQRPALAQNYPNPFNPETTIAFYLRQDGPVRLAVYDITGRMVAMLIDGRCAAGEHRVIFRGQGLASGVYLCRLETAAGREVRRMLLLR; encoded by the coding sequence ATGCAAAAAATTGGTGCGATCCTTGTGTTTTGTTATCTTGTTACTTCCACCGCGCTTTCATCCGCTCAGGTGATGGGCGTCCGGGAGGATTTCGACGACCCGCTGCTCACCGGCTGGGAGGCTCCGAATAGCGCCACCTTCGCCCTGGCGGCGGTCAACGGCACACTGCAAATCAGCTATAACCGCACAGCCGCTTCCTACGAATGGGACAATTTTAACTATACGCCGCCTCTCATCGATGTTGCTGCGGCACCCTATATCACCCTGAAAGCAAAATCGACGATCGCCTGTGAACTGGTATTGAAACCGGTGTATGTGCAGGGAGAGAACTGGCTGCCTGCGCCCTTGCCAGGCGATAATCAGTGGCATAGCTACAGTTTTAGCCTTGCGCCGGGCGTCTCGAGCCTGCTCACCCGGATCTATTTGTACCTCGATGGCGGTACGACAGCAGTGAAATCAGGGGCGGTCTGGTTTGACGATCTTTGCATCGGCGATGCGGCGGCGACGGCTCTCGCTCCCGACGGAACCGCCCTTGCTACCGCGCTGACGGCGGCTGCGGCGCTGCATGATAACGCAAGCGAGGGAATGGGGGAAGGGGCCTATCCGGCCGGCGCCAAATATGCGCTCCAAACCGCGATCGCTGCCGCCCAGACGGTCCTCTACCGCAGTGGCGCAACTCAGGTTGAATTCGATCAGGCAGAATGGAATCTGCTCGACGCCTGTGTCACCTTCGAAAGCCAGGCCAACATTCCCAACCCAGGCTTGATCGATCCACTTGCCACTCCAAAGACCAAATACCTTTATGCCAATCTCGAGCAGGGAAGCGGCCGGCGGCTCATCTTCGGTATGCACGATGCCACCGGCTACGGCGTCGGCTGGAAGGGCGACGACGACCGCTCCGACGTGAAAAGCGTCTGCGGCGACTATCCCGGCCTCTACGGTTGGGATCTGAATGTAGTCGATCGTGGTTCGGCACCAGAGATGGCACGCTATATCTACCGCATTCAGTCGGCCTATGCCCGCGGGGGGATCAATACCCTCTGCTGGCACCAGTACGATCCCCAGGGCCGTAGTTTCTACGGATCGGTTATCAGTGACAACGTCGTCGCTACGCTGCTTCCAGGGGGGACCTATCACGATTTCTACAAGCGGCGGCTGCAACGCATCGCACGCTTCCTCAAGGGCCTGCGCGGCAGCGACGGCTATTCCATTCCGATCATTTTCCGTCCCTATCATGAACACGACGGCGGAGCCTTCTGGTGGGGCACCAGCAATTGCAGCGCCGAAGAGTACAACCGCCTTTGGCGATTCACCGTAACCTTTCTACGCGATTCACTCAATGTACACAACCTGATCTATGCCATTTCACCGATCAATTTCACCACCCGCAACAGCTATCTCAAGATCTATCCCGGCGACAGCTATGTGGACATCTTCGGCATGGATTTCTATTACTGGGCACCCCTCGACCAGCGTCAGTCCGCCTTCATCAGCGCTCTGAAAGTGCCGGCCCTGCTCGCGAAGGAGCGCGCCAAAATCACCGCGTTGACCGAGGTGGGCTATTCCTGCATCCCAGAACCCGCCTGGTTCAGCCGGTATCTGCTGCCGCCTTTTAAGGAGGACAGCCTCTGCGCCTCGATCTGCTACGCCATGGTCTGGCGCAATGAGTCCACCAGCCATTTTTTTGCCCCGTATCCGGGCCACGCCTCGGTTCCCGGATTCCTCGATTTTTATAGGGATCCGTACACGGCTTTTGAGGCCGATCTGCCGCCGATGTACAGCCGCCCGGGCTCTGACCAGACCCCGCCGGTCTTCATCGTCCGGCCGGAGAGTACGTTGGTTTCGACCGACACCCTGATCACTCTCTACCTCGAAACCGATGAGCGCGCCCATCTCGCCTGGGGTCCAGCCGATCTTCCCTTTGCGCAATTGCCCGGCCGCTTTGAGATCGGCCAGGGAGGATATAAGCATTTTACTGCCATCCATGGCCGGCAGGGGGAGGAGATGACGCTCTACCTCCGCGCCATCGACATCAGCGGCAATGAAACCCCGCAATCCTGGCGGATTACGATCAGGGTTGATACCTTGCAGCGGTCGATCCCCTGGTACGACGAACGCTATCCCGCCTCCGGCTGGTCGAGTGGCAAGGCGCCGCTTGGTTATGGGACCGCTGCGGGCAATACGACCAACACAAGCGAGGTTAAAACCCTCTACTGTGCAGCCAGTTTCACCTTGCCCTACCCAGTGAACAAACTGGGCCTTCTGCTCAAATGCCACGACGGCGCCTTGGTCCGGCTCAACGGCCGCGAGTTGCTGCGCTATAATTTGCCTGCCGGCGAGATCAGCGAGGACACAGCGGCCTTGAGCGGCGGCAAAACCAGCCAGATCTATACCTTTACCGCAGAGGCGCTGGCCCTGCTGCGTCCCGGCGTAAACCTCTTGACGATCGAACTGCATGCGGCTGCCCTCAACGCAGCGGATCTCTCCATCGATGCTCAGGTTTTCGACGCCAGTCAGATCTACTTCAAGCTCGGCAGCACCTGGCGCTATTATGACGGGGGCAAGCCGCCGCTCTTCACGTGCGGCGACTATTTGAGCGGGATCGACGCGCCCCGAGCCTGCACACCGCAACGGCCGGCTTTAGCACAGAATTATCCCAATCCCTTCAATCCCGAGACGACGATCGCTTTTTATTTGCGGCAGGATGGCCCCGTGCGGTTGGCGGTATATGATATCACCGGGCGAATGGTTGCGATGCTGATCGATGGCCGCTGTGCGGCAGGGGAACATCGGGTGATTTTCAGGGGGCAGGGTTTGGCCAGTGGTGTCTATCTCTGCCGGCTCGAGACAGCGGCCGGCCGGGAGGTGCGGCGCATGCTGCTGCTGAGGTGA
- a CDS encoding cellulase family glycosylhydrolase: protein MKRFWLFMLLTVALCAYARPDGFVTVKGTRFYRQGRPYYFLGTNLWYGAMLGQEGEAGDRGRLMRELDHLKKLGIDNLRVMGASEGLGYAGQIQPAIQPEPGRYDEKLLVGLDFLLAEMAKRDQCAVIFLNNYWEWTGGMSQYISWVTGEQYPSPQDPKFGYWGLMRTSGRFYTNEPANAIYRDFIRMLVNRVNTVNGRVYRDDPAIMTWQLANEPRPSPENEEREQHFREFAIWVDQTAGYIKSLDSNHLVTTGNEGLKGSLESENCYLASHASPYIDYLTFHLWLLNWSWFDPNKPAETWPEAANKAVEYVRQHIAYAEKLGKPITLEEFGIPRDGHAYARTAPVSWRNRYYTLLFNEIYQSARSGSAMAGSNFWGWGGEGAASDPETFTWRKGDAYTGDPPQEPQGRNSVFSSDKSTLKILRTYAKKMTTLGR, encoded by the coding sequence ATGAAACGCTTTTGGCTCTTTATGTTGCTGACGGTTGCGCTTTGCGCGTACGCCCGGCCCGACGGTTTTGTCACGGTCAAGGGGACGCGATTTTATCGCCAAGGCCGGCCGTACTATTTCCTCGGCACCAACCTCTGGTACGGCGCCATGCTCGGACAGGAGGGGGAGGCCGGTGATCGCGGCCGCCTGATGCGCGAACTCGATCATCTGAAAAAGCTCGGGATCGACAATCTGCGCGTCATGGGGGCTTCCGAAGGGCTTGGATATGCCGGTCAGATCCAGCCGGCGATCCAGCCGGAACCAGGCCGGTATGACGAAAAGCTGCTTGTAGGACTCGATTTCCTCCTCGCCGAGATGGCCAAACGCGATCAGTGCGCGGTGATTTTTCTCAATAACTACTGGGAATGGACCGGCGGAATGTCGCAGTACATATCCTGGGTCACCGGAGAACAATACCCCTCTCCTCAGGATCCCAAATTCGGGTACTGGGGGCTGATGCGGACCAGCGGGCGTTTTTATACCAACGAGCCGGCCAACGCGATCTACCGCGATTTTATCCGGATGCTGGTCAATCGGGTGAACACAGTCAACGGCCGAGTCTATCGGGATGATCCGGCCATCATGACTTGGCAATTAGCCAATGAGCCGCGACCTTCACCGGAAAATGAGGAGCGCGAACAGCATTTTCGCGAGTTTGCCATCTGGGTCGATCAGACGGCAGGATATATCAAATCCCTGGACTCCAACCACCTGGTCACTACCGGTAATGAAGGATTGAAAGGGAGCCTCGAGTCAGAGAACTGTTACCTCGCATCGCACGCGAGCCCGTATATCGATTATCTGACCTTCCACCTCTGGCTGCTCAACTGGTCTTGGTTCGATCCAAATAAGCCTGCAGAGACCTGGCCGGAGGCCGCAAACAAGGCCGTTGAGTATGTCCGCCAGCACATCGCCTATGCCGAAAAACTGGGCAAGCCGATAACCCTCGAGGAGTTCGGCATTCCGCGCGACGGGCATGCCTATGCGCGCACGGCTCCGGTGAGCTGGAGGAACCGCTACTACACCCTGCTTTTCAACGAGATATACCAGAGCGCCAGATCCGGTTCGGCCATGGCCGGGAGCAATTTTTGGGGCTGGGGAGGTGAGGGCGCAGCCTCTGATCCTGAAACCTTCACCTGGCGTAAGGGCGACGCGTATACCGGCGATCCCCCCCAGGAGCCGCAAGGACGCAATTCGGTCTTCAGCAGCGACAAGAGTACACTTAAAATTCTGCGCACCTATGCGAAAAAAATGACGACCCTGGGCCGCTAG
- a CDS encoding DUF5060 domain-containing protein, translated as MHGRIIIVAALLAASGLLAQNGAPAISRRSENGARIGLYEKYEILIDLDHAVYTNPFDPDEVDVQAVFTAPSGRQWRIGGFYDNYNNRNLWKLRFAPNETGNWRYTLTVTTSAGTGSSPSYLFEAAASAHHGWLHTSTINPHYLVHDDGTPFFGIAMFWPWGIAEPGLNTLQSLGCNWVGFWNITYDTGNTLIESMSSGLGRYDQNKCKRIDDILEWLEERDMALSLSIWPHDLFCQSLPGWAQRWNDNPYKQLCDVLEIYENETAWGYMEKQYRYIIARWGYSRAMGPWEIINEISGTDAWAAGRTAAADAWTRKSYTFLRAHDPFDRPVTASQHGGKFWTVGYGIFDLPNMHLYETDGGTARYANNPVRSSVWAYHDAARRMWEGFSKPSILGEAGGGSSKNFGGYAPGSAEYTRMFHNALWTSWSSGQAASPMWWAFNSHQSDIRFQEQLKAFSRVVPGIEYARRAFLPAEVTVSGADVFAMTDGTMAFGWTREEWGRDLARRTLTLHGLQDSVYTLTWYDTWKGEGIALHTQPCSAGVLIDEVPQQTAAAADLAFIIRPAERGSVPQHLGLTASPYQLYCDGESRATVRCLIYDSEGRYCSEAGNRLDFSHRGMGRLVGENTVLATRGMAAIELQADSAGTGTAWITVSSPGLIGDTLSIAMSDLQLVDDFEAYDAANPVGTFWKVRTGTFGALILEPQPGEGAGQQLRFDYGIGAGKPPYAGFSCTFPTAKKSAKYLRFFLKGDGSGRTLAVQINRTSSSYWLYQLPLTSAVGLVVELPLSVFTASDGSSAVDLTQASSLAFSILKGDGEEGSGAIWLDDILFANSPATDVRVRERLVQPESLQLLSNWPNPFNAVTEIGFVLPRRCHVDLTVYNLQGERIATLASQVCAQGAHHIPWRAEGYPSGTYFVVLQAEGERRVRKCLLLR; from the coding sequence ATGCACGGTCGCATCATCATAGTAGCCGCCCTTCTGGCTGCGTCTGGATTGTTAGCCCAAAACGGCGCCCCTGCCATCTCGCGCCGCAGCGAAAACGGCGCGAGAATCGGGCTCTATGAAAAATACGAAATCCTGATCGATCTGGATCACGCCGTCTACACCAACCCCTTCGATCCCGATGAGGTTGATGTGCAGGCGGTGTTCACCGCACCTTCCGGCCGGCAGTGGCGTATAGGCGGCTTTTACGACAATTATAACAACCGCAATCTCTGGAAGCTGCGCTTCGCCCCCAACGAGACCGGCAACTGGCGCTATACACTGACGGTGACAACTTCGGCGGGCACCGGCAGCAGTCCATCCTACCTCTTTGAAGCGGCGGCCTCTGCCCATCACGGCTGGCTGCACACCTCAACGATCAATCCCCACTATCTGGTTCATGACGACGGGACCCCCTTTTTTGGAATTGCCATGTTCTGGCCCTGGGGGATCGCTGAACCGGGCCTGAACACTCTCCAGAGTCTCGGCTGCAACTGGGTGGGCTTTTGGAATATCACCTACGATACCGGCAATACCCTGATCGAATCGATGAGCTCCGGTCTGGGGCGCTATGATCAGAACAAGTGCAAACGGATCGATGACATTCTTGAGTGGCTGGAGGAGCGTGACATGGCTCTCTCGCTCTCGATCTGGCCGCATGATCTCTTCTGCCAGAGCCTCCCCGGCTGGGCGCAACGCTGGAATGACAATCCCTATAAGCAGCTTTGCGATGTGCTCGAGATTTACGAGAACGAGACGGCTTGGGGCTATATGGAGAAGCAGTACCGCTACATCATCGCGCGCTGGGGCTACAGCCGAGCGATGGGCCCCTGGGAGATCATCAACGAGATCTCCGGCACCGATGCCTGGGCCGCCGGACGCACGGCCGCGGCTGATGCCTGGACCCGTAAATCCTATACCTTCCTTCGGGCGCATGATCCTTTTGACCGGCCGGTGACAGCGAGCCAGCATGGCGGTAAATTCTGGACGGTCGGCTATGGTATCTTTGATCTGCCCAATATGCATCTTTACGAGACCGATGGCGGGACGGCCCGTTACGCCAACAATCCCGTGCGCAGCAGTGTCTGGGCCTATCATGACGCGGCCCGGCGGATGTGGGAGGGCTTCTCCAAGCCTTCGATCCTCGGTGAAGCCGGAGGCGGATCGAGCAAGAATTTCGGCGGCTATGCCCCCGGTTCGGCGGAGTATACGCGCATGTTTCACAATGCCCTTTGGACAAGCTGGTCGAGTGGCCAGGCCGCTTCGCCGATGTGGTGGGCTTTCAACAGTCATCAGTCGGACATCCGCTTTCAGGAACAGCTCAAGGCCTTCAGCCGTGTGGTGCCAGGCATCGAGTACGCACGCCGCGCCTTCCTGCCCGCCGAGGTGACCGTCAGCGGCGCCGATGTCTTCGCCATGACGGACGGGACCATGGCTTTCGGATGGACGCGGGAGGAATGGGGCCGCGATCTGGCGCGGCGTACGCTTACCCTGCACGGCCTGCAGGATTCGGTCTATACACTCACCTGGTACGATACCTGGAAGGGGGAGGGGATCGCTCTCCATACCCAGCCGTGCAGTGCAGGCGTGCTCATCGATGAAGTGCCGCAGCAGACTGCAGCCGCTGCGGACCTGGCATTCATCATTCGGCCGGCGGAACGCGGCTCGGTTCCGCAACATCTGGGTTTGACCGCCTCGCCGTACCAGCTCTACTGCGACGGGGAGAGTCGGGCGACAGTCCGCTGCCTGATCTATGACAGCGAGGGGCGCTATTGCAGCGAAGCCGGCAACCGCCTGGATTTCAGCCATCGCGGCATGGGTCGCTTGGTTGGCGAGAACACTGTCCTGGCCACGCGAGGGATGGCAGCGATCGAACTTCAGGCGGATTCAGCAGGAACCGGCACGGCCTGGATCACGGTCTCTTCCCCTGGCCTCATCGGCGATACCCTCTCCATTGCCATGAGCGATTTGCAGCTGGTTGATGATTTCGAAGCCTATGATGCCGCCAATCCTGTGGGCACGTTCTGGAAGGTTCGTACCGGAACTTTCGGTGCGTTGATCCTGGAACCACAGCCGGGCGAAGGCGCCGGTCAGCAGCTTCGATTCGACTATGGTATCGGCGCGGGCAAACCGCCCTACGCAGGCTTTTCTTGCACCTTTCCTACCGCGAAAAAAAGCGCAAAATATCTGCGCTTTTTTTTGAAAGGAGATGGCTCGGGGCGCACCCTGGCCGTGCAAATCAACCGGACCAGCAGCAGCTACTGGCTCTATCAACTGCCCCTGACCTCGGCTGTCGGGTTGGTGGTCGAACTTCCCCTCAGCGTATTCACGGCCAGTGATGGCTCCAGTGCGGTCGACTTGACACAGGCCTCCAGTCTGGCGTTCAGTATCCTGAAGGGCGATGGAGAAGAAGGGTCGGGTGCAATCTGGCTGGATGACATCCTCTTTGCCAACAGTCCCGCCACGGATGTCAGAGTGCGTGAACGTCTGGTCCAGCCGGAATCCCTGCAGCTTTTGTCGAATTGGCCCAATCCCTTTAACGCGGTAACAGAGATCGGCTTTGTCTTGCCCCGGCGCTGTCACGTGGACTTGACGGTTTATAATCTACAGGGCGAGCGGATTGCAACCCTGGCCTCGCAAGTCTGTGCACAAGGCGCACACCACATCCCCTGGCGGGCGGAGGGATACCCCTCCGGCACTTATTTTGTGGTGCTGCAGGCGGAAGGCGAGCGGCGGGTCAGAAAATGCCTGCTGCTGCGGTGA
- a CDS encoding pectinesterase family protein, translating to MKKLFLVLLLCATGGIRAGAKYEAVVDARYSEAPGRVVKGVPHFASLSQALAVAPATSAPWRIFIRKGRYYEKVTINRPEVHLIGENREATLLTFDAHSDTPGPSGGTLGTWGCATLMIRAPGFTAVDLTIENGFDYPGNARKPPGDSTKVRNTQAVAVMLAEGSDRAFFGRCTISGYQDTLFPNAGRSCFDRCRILGHVDFIFGAGQALFEGCEIVSRDRPDKNPTGYITAPSTPASFPYGFLFLDCRLIKEHPDLARGSVRLGRPWHPHADPAVSGSAIFINCFIEDHLGPEGYAEISAVDSTGEKILFTVEPNSRFFEYGSRGPGALITRQRPQLSAEAAAWYSRAQILRGWSP from the coding sequence ATGAAAAAACTGTTCCTTGTCCTGTTACTCTGTGCAACCGGCGGCATCCGGGCCGGGGCGAAATATGAGGCCGTCGTCGATGCCCGATACAGCGAAGCACCCGGGCGTGTCGTGAAAGGCGTCCCCCATTTCGCGTCGCTCAGTCAAGCCCTGGCAGTTGCACCGGCTACCTCAGCGCCCTGGCGAATATTCATCCGCAAGGGGCGCTATTATGAGAAAGTGACCATTAACCGCCCGGAGGTTCATCTGATCGGGGAGAACCGCGAGGCGACCCTGTTGACCTTCGATGCGCACAGTGACACGCCGGGGCCTTCAGGAGGCACCCTGGGCACCTGGGGCTGCGCGACCCTGATGATCCGGGCGCCCGGATTCACCGCCGTCGACCTCACCATCGAGAACGGTTTTGATTATCCCGGCAATGCGCGCAAGCCGCCGGGAGATTCGACTAAAGTCCGGAATACTCAGGCCGTGGCGGTCATGCTCGCGGAGGGAAGCGACCGCGCTTTCTTCGGCCGCTGCACCATAAGCGGCTACCAGGATACTCTGTTTCCCAACGCCGGCCGCAGCTGCTTTGACCGGTGCCGGATTCTCGGCCATGTCGACTTTATTTTCGGGGCCGGACAGGCTCTTTTCGAGGGCTGCGAGATTGTTTCGCGGGACCGGCCCGATAAAAATCCGACCGGCTACATCACCGCGCCAAGCACCCCCGCAAGTTTTCCTTATGGTTTCCTCTTCCTCGATTGCCGGCTGATCAAGGAGCACCCCGATCTCGCCCGCGGCTCTGTCCGTCTCGGCCGCCCTTGGCATCCCCATGCGGATCCTGCGGTCTCGGGCAGCGCGATCTTCATCAATTGCTTCATTGAGGACCACCTCGGTCCCGAGGGCTATGCAGAGATCTCAGCAGTCGATTCCACCGGAGAAAAGATCCTCTTCACAGTAGAACCGAATTCGCGCTTTTTTGAATACGGCAGCCGCGGTCCCGGCGCCTTGATCACCCGGCAGCGCCCGCAACTCAGCGCCGAGGCCGCTGCCTGGTATTCCCGAGCGCAAATCCTGCGCGGCTGGAGTCCATGA